The Deltaproteobacteria bacterium genome includes a window with the following:
- a CDS encoding 4Fe-4S ferredoxin, giving the protein MEINRRLFFKISGSLAAASLVQKDKPVLAADPLKRASDGYGCLVDTTLCIGCRMCEQACNERHRLSKPRESFEEPAVLERMRRMDETSYTVINRYGRKETNPSALKNPQTFVKFQCMHCQDPACVSACIVGALTKESSGPVT; this is encoded by the coding sequence ATGGAGATAAACAGAAGGCTCTTTTTTAAAATTTCAGGATCGCTGGCGGCTGCTTCCCTGGTCCAAAAGGACAAGCCGGTCCTGGCTGCCGATCCCCTGAAGAGAGCTTCAGATGGTTACGGCTGCCTGGTGGATACGACCCTGTGTATCGGGTGCCGTATGTGTGAACAGGCCTGCAACGAACGGCATCGGCTCTCCAAACCCCGGGAATCCTTTGAAGAGCCGGCGGTTCTGGAAAGAATGCGACGGATGGATGAAACCTCTTATACCGTGATAAACCGCTATGGCCGGAAAGAGACCAATCCTTCGGCCCTGAAAAACCCGCAGACCTTTGTCAAATTTCAGTGCATGCATTGCCAGGACCCGGCCTGTGTTTCGGCCTGCATCGTGGGGGCCCTGACCAAGGAGTCCTCCGGACCGGTGAC
- a CDS encoding sigma 54-interacting transcriptional regulator, translated as MNEQEINRYWKKIVNTMSEGFMLVGPDGIIVMVNEAFERLTGYTSKEVTGKPCTILDCDACERTLTKSGEVWCRLFAEGQVLKCRCHLRIKDGSYVPALKNASVLKDEKGGTLGAVEILMDLSELERLDQKVELLSRQLEEDVGFYGILGKSNSMQKLFDVIEKAAKSEAPVIIYGESGTGKELVARAIHQLGRRKMEPFIQFNCAALNEALLESELFGHVKGAFTGAYRHRQGRFEAANKGDIFLDEIGDVPLSIQVKLLRVLETKQFEHVGDDHPISVDVRIITATNKNLEELIAQQKFRDDLFFRINVFPIHLPPLRERSEDIPLLVNNFIRRLRVRTGKKITGLSSAAMEGFMNYRWPGNVRELKSALEYAFVIAEKGLIDLDQLPSNIVKPKPIVPESVQPPLQATGFPKVDEFVISESNSAERGEKTALIKALQQCQGNQSQAARALGINRVTVWNRMKKYGIDLKKVLRT; from the coding sequence ATGAACGAACAGGAAATCAATCGCTACTGGAAGAAGATCGTCAACACCATGAGTGAAGGCTTCATGCTGGTCGGTCCGGACGGGATCATTGTCATGGTCAATGAGGCCTTTGAACGCCTGACCGGATATACCTCCAAGGAGGTGACTGGTAAGCCCTGCACGATACTGGATTGTGATGCCTGCGAAAGGACATTAACAAAGTCCGGTGAAGTCTGGTGCCGTTTATTTGCCGAAGGTCAGGTATTAAAATGCCGTTGTCATCTGAGGATCAAGGATGGTTCCTATGTACCGGCCCTAAAAAACGCCTCCGTCTTAAAGGATGAAAAGGGGGGGACTCTGGGTGCGGTGGAAATTCTGATGGATCTTTCGGAACTGGAACGACTGGACCAGAAAGTCGAACTCCTCTCCCGACAACTGGAAGAGGACGTGGGATTTTATGGTATCCTGGGCAAGTCCAACTCCATGCAGAAGCTATTCGATGTGATTGAAAAAGCCGCCAAAAGCGAAGCCCCGGTCATTATTTATGGGGAAAGCGGCACCGGAAAGGAATTAGTGGCCCGGGCCATTCACCAATTGGGAAGAAGAAAAATGGAACCCTTCATCCAGTTCAATTGTGCCGCTTTAAACGAGGCCTTGTTGGAAAGTGAATTATTCGGTCACGTCAAGGGCGCCTTTACCGGAGCTTACCGCCACCGACAGGGTCGCTTTGAAGCAGCCAACAAGGGGGATATTTTTCTTGATGAAATCGGGGACGTTCCCTTGTCCATCCAGGTCAAATTGCTCCGTGTTCTGGAGACCAAGCAATTTGAACATGTGGGGGATGACCATCCCATTTCGGTGGATGTTCGCATCATTACAGCCACCAATAAAAACCTGGAAGAATTAATCGCTCAACAAAAATTCCGTGATGACCTTTTTTTCCGCATCAACGTCTTTCCCATCCATCTCCCCCCCTTAAGGGAGCGCTCTGAGGACATTCCCCTGTTGGTCAATAACTTTATCCGCCGGCTGCGGGTGAGAACCGGGAAAAAAATTACTGGATTGTCATCGGCTGCCATGGAAGGTTTTATGAATTATCGCTGGCCCGGAAATGTCCGGGAACTAAAAAGTGCCCTGGAATATGCCTTTGTAATCGCCGAGAAGGGATTAATCGATCTCGACCAACTGCCTTCCAACATTGTTAAACCGAAGCCGATAGTTCCCGAGTCTGTCCAGCCTCCGCTCCAAGCCACCGGTTTTCCGAAGGTTGATGAATTCGTGATCTCTGAATCAAATTCCGCTGAACGGGGGGAAAAAACGGCCTTGATCAAAGCCTTGCAGCAATGTCAGGGCAATCAATCCCAAGCCGCCCGTGCTTTGGGGATCAACCGGGTCACGGTCTGGAATCGGATGAAAAAATATGGAATTGATCTGAAAAAGGTTTTGCGTACTTAA
- a CDS encoding TIGR04076 family protein: MFDIKCTVKSVKGSCAAGYKKGDHFFIRGGVMIEAGEPRGLCMFALPALLPYLTAYCRETPESDWINSKRELQCPDNDNAVVFGIERIGDRC; encoded by the coding sequence ATGTTTGACATCAAGTGTACCGTCAAATCGGTCAAGGGGTCCTGTGCGGCCGGGTACAAGAAGGGGGATCATTTCTTTATTCGGGGCGGGGTGATGATTGAGGCCGGAGAACCAAGGGGACTCTGCATGTTTGCTTTACCGGCCCTTCTTCCCTATCTGACCGCCTATTGCCGGGAGACGCCGGAGAGTGACTGGATCAACAGCAAAAGGGAGTTGCAATGTCCCGATAATGACAACGCGGTCGTCTTCGGTATCGAGAGGATAGGGGACAGATGCTGA
- a CDS encoding nitronate monooxygenase, which translates to MIKSRLCDLVGIKYPIIQAGMGPFGTNKLCIASANAGVLGLISSSGIASKDTQPEIYDYFCRTGGADPADDAETILQTIFQKTLEQTREKQGIFGVNVMVAAEMRDIAQVIVKTMIKVREADPEMKKRFKVLVTSAGDPLPWSEAVKKTDLIWMHVMPSVKAALRCKKAGVDVIVASGHEGGFHTSWEPVHSMILLPAVVEAVSDEKTLVVGAGGFCDGKTLAAALVLGADGAQMGTRFLATEESDFHQMWKEGVVAAGDRGTLVARGFVGPARWLKTPRSIEHQKNTLKKSPGVFLGAPDDYTTIDMSLINFEIESINAVYKGDKEKALLAAGESAQRVNDLPKVNDLVQEIVTEAETILKSVQTKFLA; encoded by the coding sequence ATGATTAAATCAAGACTTTGTGATCTGGTAGGGATCAAGTATCCCATCATCCAGGCCGGAATGGGGCCTTTCGGGACCAACAAACTGTGTATTGCCTCGGCCAACGCCGGGGTGCTTGGGCTGATCAGTTCCAGCGGCATAGCCTCCAAGGATACCCAGCCGGAAATTTATGACTATTTCTGCCGGACCGGCGGCGCCGATCCGGCGGACGATGCCGAAACCATTTTACAAACCATTTTTCAAAAGACCCTGGAGCAGACCCGGGAAAAGCAGGGCATCTTTGGGGTCAACGTCATGGTGGCCGCCGAGATGCGGGACATTGCTCAGGTGATCGTCAAAACCATGATAAAGGTCCGGGAAGCGGACCCGGAAATGAAGAAACGGTTCAAGGTCCTGGTGACCTCGGCCGGCGATCCCCTTCCCTGGTCGGAAGCGGTCAAAAAGACCGACCTGATCTGGATGCACGTCATGCCTTCGGTCAAGGCCGCTTTGCGCTGCAAAAAGGCCGGGGTCGACGTGATCGTCGCCTCAGGCCATGAAGGCGGTTTCCATACCTCCTGGGAACCGGTCCACTCCATGATCCTGCTCCCGGCCGTGGTTGAGGCCGTATCCGATGAAAAGACCCTGGTCGTCGGTGCCGGCGGTTTCTGCGACGGCAAAACTTTAGCCGCCGCCCTGGTGCTGGGGGCCGACGGGGCCCAGATGGGGACCCGGTTCCTGGCCACCGAGGAAAGTGATTTTCATCAGATGTGGAAAGAAGGCGTGGTGGCCGCCGGTGACCGGGGAACATTAGTGGCCCGCGGTTTTGTCGGACCGGCCCGCTGGCTGAAAACCCCCCGGAGCATCGAGCATCAAAAAAATACTTTAAAGAAATCTCCCGGCGTTTTCCTGGGCGCCCCGGACGACTACACCACCATCGATATGTCTCTGATCAATTTCGAGATCGAATCAATCAATGCCGTCTACAAGGGCGACAAGGAAAAGGCCCTGCTGGCCGCCGGCGAATCGGCCCAGCGGGTCAACGATCTGCCCAAGGTCAACGACCTGGTCCAGGAGATCGTCACCGAAGCCGAAACTATTTTGAAAAGCGTCCAGACCAAATTCCTGGCCTAA
- the infA gene encoding translation initiation factor IF-1: MSKDDLAKFEGKVSKATGGGNYMITLENGVTITAKLCGTMKRFKIRVIEGDRVTVGVSLYDLSHGLIIFRHKS, from the coding sequence TTGTCTAAAGACGACCTGGCCAAATTCGAAGGTAAAGTTTCAAAAGCCACCGGGGGAGGAAACTATATGATAACCCTGGAAAATGGCGTTACTATTACAGCTAAATTGTGCGGCACGATGAAGCGGTTTAAAATCCGGGTGATCGAGGGGGACAGAGTAACCGTAGGGGTCTCCTTATACGACCTTTCACACGGCTTGATTATCTTCCGCCATAAATCCTAA
- a CDS encoding RNA-binding protein produces the protein MPSKLYVGSLPYSVNDEVLAQLFTPYGTVESAKVITDRETGLSKGFGFVEMASEQEATEAINNLNGSGYEGRTLTVSKARPQAPREGGGGFRGGPGGGGGGKGKSRGGGGGRSGGSQGRGRW, from the coding sequence ATGCCCAGTAAATTGTATGTCGGTAGTCTCCCTTATTCTGTGAATGATGAAGTCCTTGCCCAACTTTTCACCCCTTATGGAACGGTTGAATCCGCCAAAGTGATCACCGATCGGGAAACCGGTCTAAGCAAAGGCTTCGGGTTCGTAGAAATGGCCAGTGAACAAGAGGCTACTGAGGCTATTAATAATCTAAACGGCAGCGGGTACGAAGGGCGCACGCTTACGGTATCCAAAGCCCGACCCCAGGCCCCCCGTGAAGGCGGAGGGGGTTTCCGTGGGGGTCCAGGCGGAGGCGGCGGCGGTAAAGGGAAAAGCCGAGGGGGTGGCGGCGGTCGGAGCGGGGGATCCCAGGGCCGCGGCCGTTGGTAG